A stretch of Synergistales bacterium DNA encodes these proteins:
- a CDS encoding chemotaxis protein, whose product MTYISDDILHKLSASYYANNLLNSFMAQLDTILVRRVQGSQSQIREVAENFSELSEAFSKLLQNFEENRQQSQNNIARISEMNANLSSELERSGTDLDGISDTVNQTIENTYSTLESFSEVEEMSRGIQKIARQTNMLAINAAIEAAHAGEAGKGFAVVASDVQKLSEEAGTATASVTQKVEELSRAVHQSMNDIRQIGEMFEMIRSSLSQFMDFLAENRTYLQEMDEMMGDAGKEVQQGNNRIADASSVLQSTSQQFDALTATITAIVSAQKNLKELEL is encoded by the coding sequence ATGACCTATATTTCCGACGACATACTCCACAAGCTCTCAGCGTCCTACTATGCCAACAATCTGCTGAACTCCTTTATGGCTCAGCTGGACACGATCCTCGTGCGACGGGTGCAGGGGAGCCAATCCCAGATCCGCGAGGTTGCCGAAAACTTCTCGGAACTCAGCGAAGCCTTTTCCAAGCTGCTTCAGAATTTCGAAGAAAACAGACAGCAGAGCCAGAACAACATCGCCCGGATCAGCGAGATGAACGCCAACCTTTCATCGGAGCTGGAGCGTTCGGGCACCGATCTCGACGGCATCAGCGATACCGTCAATCAGACCATCGAGAACACCTATTCGACGCTGGAGTCTTTCTCCGAGGTCGAAGAAATGTCGCGGGGGATCCAGAAGATCGCCCGCCAGACCAACATGCTGGCCATCAACGCTGCGATCGAGGCGGCCCATGCCGGAGAAGCGGGAAAGGGGTTCGCCGTTGTCGCCTCGGATGTCCAGAAGCTCTCCGAGGAAGCAGGTACCGCCACCGCTTCGGTAACCCAGAAGGTGGAAGAGCTCTCCAGGGCGGTCCACCAGTCGATGAACGACATCCGGCAAATCGGTGAGATGTTTGAGATGATCCGTTCTTCCCTCTCTCAGTTTATGGACTTTTTAGCTGAGAACAGGACATATTTGCAGGAAATGGATGAGATGATGGGTGATGCAGGCAAGGAGGTCCAGCAGGGCAACAACCGGATCGCCGACGCCAGTTCCGTCCTGCAGTCCACATCGCAGCAGTTTGATGCACTCACCGCAACCATCACCGCCATTGTCTCCGCACAGAAGAATCTCAAGGAGCTCGAGCTTTAG
- a CDS encoding MBL fold metallo-hydrolase encodes MSISEAQKLYSDGKHQFFLLGWEEQEETAAVQTNQYIIAQNNTTMLLDPGGAHVFPRVLANVAELFPIKSVQHIFYSHQDPDVSSGITLWLSMAESATVHISGLWTRFLPHFGVYDQKRIKPIPDKGGTIDMGGARLQCIPAHYLHSTGQFSLYDPVSRILFSGDIGAAVFPEGQRYQIVRDFSRHLQFMEGFHKRYMASSKACQAWVRHVRQLDVEMIAPQHGAVMQGEHVAAFLNWFDNLKCGIDLM; translated from the coding sequence ATGTCTATCTCGGAGGCGCAGAAACTCTATTCCGATGGCAAACACCAATTCTTCCTGCTCGGATGGGAAGAACAGGAAGAGACCGCGGCCGTTCAGACAAACCAATACATCATCGCCCAGAATAATACCACGATGCTTCTTGATCCGGGCGGCGCCCATGTCTTCCCCCGGGTGCTGGCCAACGTGGCCGAACTCTTCCCCATCAAGAGCGTACAACATATCTTCTATTCCCACCAGGATCCGGATGTCTCCTCGGGCATCACCCTCTGGCTTTCCATGGCCGAGTCGGCCACAGTCCATATCTCCGGTCTCTGGACACGCTTTCTCCCGCATTTCGGTGTCTACGACCAGAAACGAATCAAACCGATCCCCGACAAGGGCGGAACCATCGACATGGGAGGTGCCCGGCTCCAGTGCATCCCGGCTCACTACCTCCACTCCACAGGACAGTTCTCGCTCTACGACCCTGTTTCCAGGATCCTCTTTTCCGGGGACATCGGTGCAGCGGTCTTCCCGGAAGGGCAACGCTATCAGATAGTTCGGGATTTCTCCAGGCATCTCCAGTTCATGGAGGGATTCCACAAACGCTACATGGCTTCATCGAAGGCCTGCCAGGCCTGGGTACGTCATGTCCGTCAGCTTGATGTCGAGATGATCGCACCCCAGCACGGGGCGGTCATGCAGGGAGAGCATGTCGCCGCCTTTCTCAACTGGTTCGATAATCTCAAATGCGGCATTGATCTGATGTAG
- a CDS encoding CHAD domain-containing protein: MPYRIHPCRAVEQETRRILRSETDKAVSDLDQQNEALLEGIHEARKRFKKCRAVLRLVRQEIPAWYGYLNTLFRDIGRELAGFRQTGALLECADTLRKVFPEEETLLRELRGFLEERKNRYALDTGEMERAAGRARHCLTSEKGNLDSLEIRRSGFEALAPGLIRIYRQGQSRRKTAETEGTATAYHEWRKSVKYHWYHLQLLEPLWPEMMKGHAKGTKVLSDLLGEEHDLADLHRLLAAQPADSSSFTFTEMLENLIRKRQTDLRSRAHLSGARVYAEKKSSLSTRFHAYWRIAEKT; the protein is encoded by the coding sequence ATGCCCTATCGAATTCATCCGTGCAGAGCGGTCGAACAGGAGACACGACGTATCCTGCGTTCAGAGACGGACAAGGCTGTCTCTGATCTTGATCAGCAGAACGAGGCGCTGCTGGAGGGTATCCACGAAGCCCGAAAGCGTTTCAAGAAGTGCAGGGCGGTGCTGCGCCTGGTCCGTCAGGAGATCCCCGCCTGGTACGGATATCTGAACACCCTGTTCCGGGACATCGGACGGGAACTGGCTGGATTCCGGCAGACAGGGGCCCTGCTGGAGTGCGCCGACACACTTCGGAAGGTCTTCCCGGAAGAGGAGACCCTGCTCCGTGAACTCCGCGGATTCCTGGAGGAACGGAAAAACCGGTATGCCCTGGACACGGGGGAGATGGAGCGTGCCGCCGGGCGCGCCCGGCACTGTCTGACCTCCGAAAAGGGAAACCTGGACAGTCTGGAGATCCGGCGCAGTGGGTTCGAGGCCCTCGCTCCGGGACTGATCCGGATCTACCGGCAGGGGCAGTCGCGCAGGAAAACGGCGGAGACCGAGGGGACCGCCACGGCGTACCACGAGTGGCGGAAGAGCGTGAAATACCACTGGTACCATCTGCAGCTGCTCGAACCGCTGTGGCCGGAGATGATGAAAGGCCATGCCAAAGGGACCAAGGTGCTCTCCGACCTTCTCGGCGAAGAACACGATCTCGCCGATCTCCACAGACTCCTGGCTGCCCAGCCGGCGGATTCTTCCAGCTTCACCTTCACAGAGATGCTGGAGAATCTCATCAGGAAGCGCCAGACAGATCTCCGGTCGCGGGCACACCTTAGCGGGGCACGGGTCTATGCCGAGAAAAAGAGCAGTCTCAGCACGCGCTTCCATGCCTACTGGAGGATCGCCGAGAAGACGTGA
- a CDS encoding ABC transporter permease, with product MRGTKWQRYGSFFVLGALLALLGASYPRVLEPSNITNVIGQSAVIGVCAVGMTFVILTAGIDLSVGSVVALAGAVGAWLNVHAGLPWPVAWGIAILAGASCGAVSGLLVQWGNVPPFMATLAMMAAARGLTLLLTEGYPISGTSEAFNAPGWESLFGFPVAGAIMLILVLGGWMLLRLTPFGTGVYAVGDNRETAHLAGIPTGRITVAVYAISGATAGLAGLLMVGRLWSAQPSIGMGLELDVIAAVVLGGTSLFGGLGTVQGTLTGVLIMGFLDNGLRLLEISSYLQQMVKGTVFVGAVILDMYFKGAYRKGRSRDL from the coding sequence ATGCGGGGGACTAAGTGGCAACGCTACGGCAGCTTCTTCGTCCTCGGTGCGTTGCTGGCCCTCCTCGGGGCAAGCTATCCCAGGGTGCTGGAACCGTCGAACATCACCAATGTCATCGGCCAGTCCGCTGTGATCGGGGTCTGCGCGGTGGGGATGACATTCGTCATCCTCACCGCCGGTATCGACCTTTCCGTGGGCAGTGTCGTTGCCCTTGCCGGGGCGGTGGGCGCATGGCTGAACGTCCATGCGGGCCTCCCGTGGCCCGTTGCCTGGGGGATCGCCATCCTCGCCGGCGCCTCCTGCGGGGCCGTTTCGGGACTGCTGGTTCAGTGGGGCAATGTCCCCCCCTTTATGGCGACACTGGCCATGATGGCGGCAGCCCGCGGCCTGACGCTTCTGCTGACTGAGGGGTATCCGATTTCAGGCACTTCGGAGGCTTTCAACGCCCCGGGGTGGGAGAGTCTCTTCGGGTTCCCTGTTGCGGGGGCCATCATGCTGATCCTTGTTCTGGGAGGATGGATGCTCCTCCGGCTGACCCCCTTCGGCACAGGGGTCTATGCGGTGGGTGACAACAGGGAAACGGCGCACCTCGCCGGGATACCAACCGGCCGTATCACCGTGGCTGTCTACGCGATCAGCGGGGCCACGGCGGGCCTGGCGGGTCTGCTGATGGTGGGCAGGCTGTGGAGCGCCCAGCCCAGTATCGGAATGGGCCTCGAACTGGATGTCATCGCTGCGGTTGTCCTCGGCGGGACAAGCCTCTTCGGGGGCCTCGGAACGGTGCAGGGAACGCTGACCGGTGTTCTGATCATGGGTTTTCTCGACAACGGGCTCCGTCTGCTGGAGATCTCCAGCTATCTCCAGCAGATGGTCAAGGGGACGGTCTTTGTGGGAGCCGTTATCCTTGACATGTATTTCAAGGGAGCCTACAGAAAGGGAAGAAGCCGGGATCTATAG
- a CDS encoding sugar ABC transporter ATP-binding protein, giving the protein MQEGEVHALVGENGAGKSTLIKILSGVHAPDEGELRFMGEHISWHAPREAQNAGIAVIHQELSLAPHLSVAENIFLGHEPTRGPFLQRKAMRAEAKRILESLHTSIDVERQVATLTTGEQQLVEIAKSLARDVRVLAMDEPTSSLSTGETEVLFRLIEDLRDHGVGVIYISHRLEEVFRVADTVSILRDGAFVGGGPLREFDRKRIVRLMVGRNVDTIFPREAPPPGPVALKVSGLSREGALHDVSFQVRTGEILGLSGLVGSGRSETARCLFGLDPFQEGRISVQGRQVAIRKPADALHHGLVLIPEDRKRQGLFLNRAVDTNITLLQLIERRFGGFFINRSAQRQEAEQLADRLNVRYADLSQEISSLSGGNQQKVVIAKGLSVTPTILILDEPTRGIDIGAKAEIHELMNRLTHRGMAIIMISSELPEILGMSDRIVVMRQGTVAGEFAGEETAGESVMWVAAGGETNAGD; this is encoded by the coding sequence GTGCAGGAAGGGGAGGTCCACGCTCTTGTGGGAGAAAACGGTGCCGGGAAATCAACGCTCATCAAGATCCTGTCGGGGGTCCACGCACCGGACGAGGGCGAGCTCCGCTTTATGGGAGAACATATCAGCTGGCACGCACCCCGGGAAGCCCAGAATGCGGGGATCGCCGTCATCCATCAGGAGCTCAGCCTCGCCCCCCATCTCTCGGTGGCGGAAAACATATTCCTCGGCCACGAACCCACACGGGGGCCCTTCCTCCAGCGGAAAGCAATGCGTGCCGAAGCGAAGCGCATCCTTGAGAGTCTGCACACATCGATTGACGTGGAGCGACAGGTAGCGACGCTGACCACCGGCGAACAGCAGTTGGTGGAAATAGCGAAGTCCCTTGCCCGCGACGTCAGGGTGCTGGCCATGGATGAACCGACCTCGAGTCTCTCCACAGGGGAAACGGAGGTCCTCTTTCGGCTGATCGAAGATCTGCGTGATCACGGGGTGGGCGTCATCTATATCTCCCATCGGCTTGAGGAGGTGTTCCGGGTGGCCGATACGGTGAGCATCCTGCGGGATGGCGCCTTTGTCGGCGGCGGACCCCTTCGGGAATTCGATCGGAAACGTATTGTACGTCTCATGGTTGGCCGGAACGTGGACACCATCTTTCCCCGGGAAGCCCCGCCTCCGGGTCCGGTGGCTCTCAAGGTCAGCGGTCTCAGCCGGGAGGGGGCGCTCCACGACGTCTCCTTCCAGGTCAGGACGGGCGAGATCCTCGGCCTGTCGGGCCTGGTCGGCAGCGGGAGGAGCGAAACGGCCCGCTGTCTCTTCGGTCTGGATCCCTTTCAGGAGGGCCGTATCTCCGTACAGGGCCGGCAGGTAGCCATCCGCAAACCCGCCGACGCCCTCCATCACGGTCTGGTCCTCATCCCCGAAGACCGAAAACGTCAGGGGCTCTTCCTGAACCGGGCCGTGGACACCAACATCACGCTCCTCCAGCTCATCGAACGCCGTTTCGGCGGTTTTTTCATCAATCGATCCGCGCAACGACAAGAAGCGGAGCAATTGGCGGACAGGCTCAATGTGCGGTATGCCGACCTATCCCAGGAGATCTCCAGTCTCTCCGGAGGCAATCAGCAAAAGGTGGTGATCGCCAAGGGACTGAGTGTGACGCCGACCATACTGATTCTCGACGAACCGACCAGAGGCATCGATATCGGGGCGAAAGCGGAGATCCACGAGTTGATGAACCGATTGACCCATCGGGGCATGGCGATCATCATGATCTCCTCGGAGCTTCCCGAAATCCTGGGGATGAGCGACAGGATCGTTGTCATGCGGCAGGGCACTGTCGCCGGCGAGTTCGCCGGCGAGGAAACCGCAGGCGAGTCTGTCATGTGGGTGGCGGCAGGGGGTGAAACCAATGCGGGGGACTAA
- a CDS encoding ribokinase — MDLIIEAERLPQPGETLTGGVFRTAGGGKGANQAVGTARMGAQTSLIGAVGDDRFGHAMQAALTAEGIDCSALLQREDTATGVACISLLPGGENAILVAPGANGTVTEADARRCRASISRTDVMLTQLELPVPTVVEALRVARETGVPTLFDPAPAERLPDEIWRFVSIAVPNRLELATYTGFDDPERGARTLRQKGAGTVIVTLGADGALYCSGETLRHFQAFHIDPVDSTAAGDAFSAALAVSIAEGAAHDDAIRYAQAAGALTCRRFGAQPSLPGRAQIEAFLGKQKGRTTKRG, encoded by the coding sequence ATGGATTTGATAATCGAAGCGGAACGTCTGCCTCAGCCTGGTGAAACACTCACAGGAGGCGTGTTCCGGACAGCCGGCGGCGGCAAGGGAGCCAATCAAGCCGTGGGAACAGCCCGGATGGGTGCACAGACCTCGCTGATAGGTGCGGTTGGCGACGACCGATTTGGTCATGCCATGCAGGCTGCTCTAACAGCCGAAGGCATCGACTGCAGCGCCTTACTGCAGCGGGAAGACACCGCCACCGGGGTGGCCTGCATCAGCCTCCTTCCCGGGGGGGAGAATGCTATCCTTGTTGCTCCCGGCGCCAACGGAACGGTGACCGAGGCGGATGCCAGAAGGTGCAGGGCATCCATCAGCAGGACGGATGTCATGCTGACCCAGCTTGAGCTCCCTGTTCCCACCGTGGTTGAGGCCTTGCGTGTTGCCAGGGAAACGGGTGTGCCCACCCTTTTCGACCCGGCTCCAGCCGAAAGACTGCCGGACGAGATCTGGCGTTTCGTCTCCATAGCTGTTCCCAACAGGCTTGAACTTGCAACGTATACCGGTTTCGACGACCCCGAGAGGGGTGCGCGCACGCTGCGGCAAAAGGGGGCGGGAACCGTTATCGTAACCCTCGGGGCTGATGGAGCGCTCTATTGCAGTGGGGAAACCCTTCGTCATTTCCAGGCATTCCATATCGATCCTGTCGATTCCACCGCTGCAGGCGATGCCTTTTCCGCTGCCCTCGCCGTGTCGATTGCAGAAGGAGCGGCCCATGACGATGCTATCCGGTATGCCCAGGCTGCGGGGGCCCTGACCTGCCGGCGCTTCGGGGCGCAGCCCAGCCTCCCCGGCCGTGCACAAATTGAGGCATTCCTCGGAAAACAAAAAGGGAGAACCACAAAAAGGGGATAG
- the rbsD gene encoding D-ribose pyranase has protein sequence MKRDGVLHPALSYQIASLGHGDGFAIVDAGMPVPLGVYRVDLGYAHGRPPFFDVLDVLLSSTVVEKAFWAEEAPFGTDEMIRGKLAASCAVSVVPHEELKGMLGSLRFVVRTGECTPYSNIVLQSGVSF, from the coding sequence ATGAAACGAGACGGGGTACTCCATCCGGCGTTGAGCTATCAGATCGCTTCCCTTGGCCACGGAGACGGATTCGCGATTGTCGATGCGGGGATGCCTGTTCCTTTAGGCGTTTATAGGGTCGATCTGGGGTACGCACATGGGCGCCCTCCCTTCTTTGATGTGCTGGATGTGCTGCTTTCCAGCACGGTTGTCGAAAAGGCCTTCTGGGCGGAGGAAGCCCCCTTCGGAACGGATGAGATGATACGTGGAAAGCTCGCCGCCTCATGTGCGGTGTCGGTGGTTCCCCATGAAGAACTGAAAGGGATGCTCGGTTCCCTTCGTTTTGTGGTGCGGACCGGCGAATGCACCCCCTATTCCAACATCGTCTTGCAGTCAGGGGTCTCTTTCTGA
- a CDS encoding ABC transporter permease — MILVTVIMGLCGLLTVLEPRFLTGENLINILRQSSIIGVVALGMTCVILVRGIDLSVGSTLALSSLIAASAVQAGVPWIGGWFLALAVGAICGGISGGVVAWLGVPPFIVTLGMMGTARGAALLYTGGAPISGFPASFRVLGTGWIAAIPVPIVVFLCVYAVLHILLEHSLWGEQIRSIGSNPVAAWGTGMNVPLYTTSVFALSGMLSALAGLVLLGRLDAAQPTAGAGYEFGAIAAVVLGGTQFSGGKGTLLGTVMGVLIMGIVSNGINILNINPFYEQVVRGMVIALALIAYGRLGGSPAGNSPY, encoded by the coding sequence GTGATCCTGGTAACCGTCATCATGGGGCTCTGTGGACTGCTCACGGTTCTTGAGCCCCGTTTCCTCACCGGGGAGAACCTGATCAACATCCTGCGGCAATCCTCGATCATCGGAGTGGTCGCGCTGGGGATGACCTGCGTGATCCTCGTGCGTGGAATCGATCTCTCCGTTGGGAGTACGCTTGCTCTCTCTTCGCTCATCGCCGCTTCGGCCGTTCAGGCCGGTGTCCCCTGGATAGGGGGGTGGTTCCTTGCGCTGGCTGTCGGTGCGATCTGCGGGGGAATCAGCGGAGGCGTCGTCGCCTGGCTTGGCGTCCCCCCTTTTATCGTAACGCTTGGAATGATGGGGACCGCCCGGGGCGCCGCTTTATTGTATACGGGAGGAGCGCCGATCAGCGGTTTCCCCGCTTCCTTCCGGGTTCTCGGTACCGGATGGATCGCGGCGATTCCGGTCCCTATCGTGGTTTTCCTGTGTGTGTACGCCGTGCTGCATATCCTGCTCGAGCACTCTCTGTGGGGTGAACAGATCCGGTCGATAGGTTCCAATCCCGTTGCCGCATGGGGAACGGGGATGAACGTCCCCCTGTACACAACCTCGGTGTTTGCGCTTAGCGGCATGCTCTCGGCTCTGGCCGGTCTTGTCCTGCTGGGACGTCTTGACGCGGCACAGCCGACAGCAGGAGCAGGCTACGAATTCGGAGCCATTGCCGCGGTTGTCCTGGGAGGAACCCAGTTTTCCGGGGGGAAGGGTACGCTTCTCGGTACGGTGATGGGAGTCCTGATCATGGGTATTGTCTCGAACGGAATCAATATTTTGAATATCAACCCCTTTTATGAGCAGGTGGTCAGGGGGATGGTGATCGCACTGGCCCTGATCGCCTACGGACGCCTCGGAGGAAGCCCGGCGGGGAACTCCCCCTACTGA
- a CDS encoding D-ribose ABC transporter substrate-binding protein — translation MALVAAPILVEASQTLGLVVSTLNNPFFVTLKEGAVQASEGHDAELVVYDAQDDSAKMASAMEDLIQKDVDAILVNPTDANAVVPSILKANRAGIPVFTIDRGAEGGKVVCHIASDNGAGGKMAGKYLAEQIGGSGKVVELVGIPGTSAARDRGKGFHDAMDQYPDIELVASQAGDFNRDKGMTVFENILQAQPEIDGVFAHNDEMVLGAIAAAEAAGREGIVFVGFDAVDDAVEAVEAGKLAATVAQQPAKMGSMGVDNAVKYLKGQDIPGNIPVPLKLITQ, via the coding sequence GTGGCGCTTGTTGCGGCACCGATTCTGGTCGAAGCGTCACAGACATTGGGGTTGGTGGTTTCCACGCTGAACAATCCCTTTTTCGTTACGCTCAAGGAAGGAGCGGTACAGGCGTCCGAGGGGCATGATGCAGAGCTTGTGGTATACGATGCTCAGGACGACTCGGCCAAGATGGCCTCGGCCATGGAGGATCTGATCCAGAAGGACGTCGATGCAATCCTGGTGAATCCCACCGATGCAAACGCTGTGGTGCCCTCTATCCTCAAGGCCAACAGAGCCGGCATCCCTGTCTTTACGATTGACCGGGGCGCCGAAGGCGGCAAGGTGGTCTGCCACATCGCCAGCGACAACGGTGCCGGCGGAAAGATGGCCGGAAAGTACCTGGCCGAGCAGATCGGCGGAAGCGGCAAGGTGGTGGAGCTGGTCGGCATTCCGGGCACCTCGGCGGCACGGGACCGCGGTAAAGGGTTTCACGACGCCATGGACCAGTATCCCGACATCGAGCTCGTGGCCTCCCAGGCGGGTGACTTCAACCGCGACAAGGGAATGACGGTCTTCGAAAATATCCTTCAGGCCCAGCCGGAGATCGATGGTGTTTTCGCCCACAACGACGAAATGGTGCTTGGCGCCATCGCCGCCGCCGAAGCGGCGGGAAGAGAGGGGATCGTCTTTGTCGGCTTCGATGCCGTCGATGATGCGGTTGAGGCGGTCGAGGCGGGGAAGCTGGCCGCCACTGTGGCACAGCAACCTGCGAAGATGGGCTCCATGGGTGTCGACAATGCCGTGAAGTATCTCAAAGGACAGGATATCCCAGGGAATATACCCGTTCCTCTGAAGTTGATCACCCAGTAA
- a CDS encoding diguanylate cyclase has protein sequence MQVLIAEDEAISRLMLERLLRKEGYEIASAVDGEEAWEVMSSPSAPPIAILDWVMPGIDGLEVCRRVRASERADQVHPYIIIVTGQGTREDVVTGIGAGADDYILKPYEPGELKIRLQVGTRTVKLQRELLDSREKLKYLAARDALTGLLNRRAIMERLNEERDRAIRQQSPLGLAWIDLDNFKAVNDRYGHQRGDDFLCEISQLFRQSIRSYDILGRFGGDEFLAIFPTATEKETRKICSRLRDNVSKHAFLADCISLSMSVSVGYISTVCTEDVDADTLLGSADRYLYRAKRGGRNRIEGSSELIDPEENGADSS, from the coding sequence ATGCAGGTGCTCATTGCCGAAGACGAGGCGATCTCCCGACTGATGCTGGAACGCCTTCTCCGCAAGGAGGGGTACGAGATTGCCTCCGCCGTTGATGGAGAGGAAGCGTGGGAGGTGATGTCCTCCCCGTCTGCTCCGCCCATTGCGATACTCGATTGGGTGATGCCCGGGATAGACGGCCTTGAGGTATGCAGGCGGGTCAGGGCTTCCGAGAGGGCGGATCAGGTCCATCCCTATATCATCATCGTAACCGGCCAGGGGACGAGGGAGGACGTGGTGACCGGTATAGGAGCCGGGGCCGACGACTACATTCTGAAGCCCTACGAGCCCGGTGAGCTCAAGATACGACTGCAGGTGGGCACCCGAACGGTGAAGCTCCAGAGGGAACTTCTCGACTCGCGGGAAAAACTCAAATATCTTGCGGCCAGGGACGCCTTGACGGGGTTGTTGAACCGACGGGCCATCATGGAGCGTTTGAACGAGGAGCGTGACCGGGCCATTCGTCAACAGAGCCCTCTTGGCTTGGCGTGGATAGACCTGGATAATTTCAAGGCGGTAAACGACAGGTATGGTCATCAGAGAGGGGATGACTTCCTCTGTGAGATCTCGCAGCTCTTCCGCCAATCCATACGCAGCTACGACATACTCGGTCGCTTTGGAGGCGACGAGTTTTTGGCCATCTTCCCCACGGCCACTGAAAAGGAAACACGGAAAATCTGTTCCCGTCTTCGTGATAACGTGTCGAAACATGCATTTCTGGCCGATTGCATCAGTCTTTCGATGTCGGTGAGTGTGGGTTATATCAGCACTGTGTGCACAGAGGATGTGGACGCCGATACGCTGCTCGGTTCGGCTGATCGCTATCTCTACAGGGCGAAACGGGGAGGCCGTAACCGCATCGAGGGCTCCTCGGAGCTGATCGATCCCGAAGAAAACGGTGCCGACAGCTCGTGA
- a CDS encoding DMT family transporter, with protein MDKHTIIGLILALAGGSLWGTLGPSGKALGELGVAMETVVFFRAFIGFVGTAAFFLYTNPRVFRISLKDIPFLAFYGGIAMAITYGGFFMALNTISVALTEIVFYTYPLMVIFGSILVTLERPNRYHLLAAFLTLSGVALAVSPHLNGSGGVGGSWRGIAWAFSAAVGSALYVLFGRRSAHSTSLTMPSLFLYGLLFGTISLGIGKTLSMGWQDVMTGFSAPQWGWLLFTCLVGSLLGYALFFLGLHRISASSAGVVGTVEVVVAVVLAAVLQGTAPVPSECAGAALIIGSILIVSLKGEKRVGIQEEGTLPG; from the coding sequence TTGGACAAACATACCATAATCGGTCTTATTCTCGCACTCGCGGGGGGGTCGCTGTGGGGAACCCTCGGCCCGAGCGGGAAAGCCCTCGGCGAGCTCGGTGTTGCTATGGAAACGGTGGTCTTCTTCCGTGCTTTCATCGGATTTGTCGGTACGGCGGCCTTCTTTCTGTACACCAACCCCCGGGTCTTTCGCATATCCTTGAAGGATATCCCCTTTCTCGCCTTCTACGGCGGCATCGCAATGGCGATCACCTACGGCGGTTTCTTCATGGCATTAAACACCATCTCCGTGGCGTTGACGGAGATTGTCTTCTACACCTACCCGCTCATGGTGATCTTTGGATCGATCCTCGTTACGCTTGAACGCCCCAACCGGTATCATCTTCTGGCTGCGTTCCTCACCCTGAGCGGTGTGGCGCTGGCGGTTTCGCCGCATTTGAACGGAAGCGGCGGGGTCGGCGGTTCCTGGAGGGGGATTGCCTGGGCGTTCTCTGCGGCAGTGGGTTCGGCGCTCTACGTTCTTTTCGGACGCCGGTCGGCCCACTCGACGAGCCTGACAATGCCCTCTCTCTTTCTCTACGGCCTGCTGTTCGGCACCATCTCTCTCGGAATCGGGAAGACCCTGAGCATGGGATGGCAGGATGTCATGACGGGTTTTTCGGCACCCCAGTGGGGGTGGCTCCTGTTTACGTGCCTTGTGGGGTCGCTGCTCGGCTATGCGCTCTTCTTTCTTGGGCTCCACCGTATCTCGGCCTCATCGGCCGGTGTCGTGGGGACAGTGGAGGTGGTTGTCGCTGTCGTCCTTGCGGCAGTGCTGCAGGGCACTGCCCCGGTTCCCAGCGAGTGTGCGGGGGCGGCGCTGATCATCGGCTCTATTTTGATTGTTTCACTCAAAGGGGAAAAAAGGGTTGGAATCCAGGAGGAAGGCACATTGCCGGGATAG